From Rhizobium sp. NZLR1, a single genomic window includes:
- a CDS encoding DUF6886 family protein encodes MRLFHFSDDPDIAVFEPRPVRIPSIRPAGREWLNGPLVWAIDGDHDFMYLFPRDCPRILIWAKPETPETERRRWLGDWRAAGFVERHWLEKLETETIHRYEMPADGFENLDDAGMWVCRRRVIPMERTAMSRLDREFAPRGVDLRVVDSLRPLKGLWSTGLHVSGIRLRNARDWE; translated from the coding sequence ATGCGTCTTTTCCATTTCAGCGATGATCCCGATATCGCCGTCTTCGAACCGCGCCCGGTCCGCATCCCCTCCATTCGCCCGGCCGGCCGGGAATGGTTGAACGGTCCGCTCGTCTGGGCGATCGATGGCGATCATGACTTCATGTATCTCTTTCCACGTGATTGCCCGCGGATCCTGATATGGGCGAAACCCGAGACACCGGAGACGGAGCGGCGGCGCTGGCTCGGCGATTGGCGGGCTGCGGGCTTCGTCGAGCGCCATTGGCTGGAAAAGCTCGAAACAGAGACGATCCATCGCTATGAGATGCCGGCCGACGGGTTCGAGAATCTCGATGATGCGGGCATGTGGGTGTGCCGCCGGCGCGTCATTCCCATGGAGAGGACCGCCATGTCACGGCTAGATCGGGAGTTTGCTCCGCGCGGTGTGGACCTGCGGGTCGTCGACAGCCTGCGGCCGCTGAAGGGCCTCTGGAGCACTGGACTGCATGTCAGCGGCATCCGGCTGCGCAATGCGAGGGATTGGGAATAG
- the recN gene encoding DNA repair protein RecN: MLIQLSIRDIVLIERLDLAFETGLSVLTGETGAGKSILLDSLSLALGGRGDGGLVRHGEDKGQVTAVFDVGMDHGARTLLRENGIDDEGDLIFRRQQSADGRTKAYVNDQPVSVQLMRQAGQMLVEIHGQHDDRALVDTNAHRTLLDAFGGLTDEVSEVSRLYRLWRDSERALKKHREKVEGAAREADYLRSSVEELEKLSPQDGEEDELADRRQKMMKAERIAGDIAEASEFLNGNASPVPHIASLVRRLERKSHEAPGLLEDTVTLLDAALDQLSNAQMEVEAALRKTEYDPRELERVEERLFALRAASRKYSVPVTELPALAVRMIADLADLDAGEERLARLEAEVGLARENYDAAARALSDKRHHAGTALAAAVMTELPALKLERARFMVEITTDAQEALAEGIDVVEFHVQTNPGTRPGSIMKVASGGELSRFLLALKVALADRGSAPTLVFDEIDTGVGGAVADAIGQRLKRLSERVQVLSVTHAPQVAARAATHLLISKGPAAEGSEKIATRVATMAQKDRTEEIARMLAGASVTEEARAAAKRLLAGNG, from the coding sequence ATGCTGATCCAGCTTTCGATCCGCGATATCGTCCTGATCGAGCGGCTGGATCTTGCCTTCGAGACCGGCCTCTCCGTGCTGACGGGCGAGACCGGGGCGGGCAAATCCATCCTGCTCGACAGCCTGTCGCTGGCGCTCGGTGGGCGCGGCGACGGCGGCTTGGTGCGCCATGGCGAGGATAAGGGCCAGGTGACGGCGGTGTTCGACGTCGGCATGGACCACGGCGCCCGCACCCTTCTGCGTGAAAACGGCATTGACGACGAGGGCGACCTGATCTTCCGCCGCCAGCAATCGGCGGACGGACGCACAAAGGCCTATGTCAACGACCAGCCGGTCAGCGTGCAGCTGATGCGCCAGGCCGGCCAGATGCTGGTCGAAATCCACGGACAGCACGACGATCGCGCCCTTGTCGACACCAATGCCCACCGCACTCTGCTCGATGCCTTCGGCGGTCTTACCGATGAGGTTTCCGAGGTATCCCGGCTGTATCGTCTGTGGCGCGACAGCGAGCGGGCGCTGAAGAAGCACCGCGAGAAGGTGGAAGGTGCGGCGCGCGAAGCCGACTACCTGCGTTCCTCCGTCGAGGAACTCGAGAAGCTCTCGCCGCAGGATGGCGAGGAGGACGAACTCGCCGATCGCCGGCAGAAGATGATGAAGGCCGAGCGAATCGCCGGCGATATTGCCGAGGCGTCCGAGTTCCTGAACGGCAATGCCTCGCCAGTGCCCCATATCGCCTCGCTGGTGCGCCGGCTGGAGCGCAAGAGCCATGAGGCGCCGGGCCTGCTCGAAGACACCGTGACGCTGCTTGATGCCGCGCTCGACCAGCTTTCCAACGCGCAGATGGAAGTCGAAGCAGCGCTGCGCAAGACCGAATACGATCCGAGGGAACTGGAGCGGGTCGAGGAGCGGCTTTTCGCGCTCAGGGCCGCCTCGCGCAAATACTCCGTGCCGGTCACTGAGCTGCCGGCGCTTGCCGTCCGCATGATCGCCGATCTCGCCGATCTCGACGCGGGCGAGGAGCGGCTTGCCCGGCTCGAAGCCGAGGTTGGCCTGGCACGGGAAAATTACGATGCGGCGGCGCGCGCGCTCTCCGACAAACGCCATCACGCCGGCACCGCACTGGCTGCGGCTGTGATGACGGAACTGCCGGCGCTGAAGCTTGAACGCGCCCGTTTCATGGTCGAGATCACCACGGATGCGCAGGAGGCGCTCGCCGAGGGCATTGACGTCGTCGAGTTCCATGTCCAGACCAATCCAGGCACGCGGCCGGGCTCGATCATGAAGGTCGCCTCCGGCGGCGAGCTGTCGCGTTTCCTGCTGGCCCTGAAGGTGGCGCTCGCCGATCGCGGATCGGCCCCGACGCTCGTCTTCGACGAAATCGATACCGGCGTCGGCGGGGCGGTGGCCGATGCGATCGGCCAGCGGCTGAAGCGGCTGTCGGAGCGTGTGCAGGTGCTATCGGTGACGCATGCGCCGCAGGTCGCGGCGCGAGCGGCGACGCATCTGTTGATCTCCAAGGGGCCAGCCGCCGAGGGATCCGAAAAGATCGCCACACGGGTGGCGACGATGGCGCAGAAGGACCGCACCGAGGAGATCGCCCGCATGCTAGCTGGGGCTTCGGTGACCGAAGAGGCGAGAGCGGCGGCGAAGCGCCTGCTGGCGGGCAACGGCTGA
- a CDS encoding outer membrane protein assembly factor BamD: MGYAGSEGMMKTARALFASLLVLSAGASISGCQSDPDIDITKLGLETDPPDVLYTQGLANMKAGNMAEAARKFDAIDRENPFSEWARKALVMSTFVKYRQGRLDDALASGNRYMSQYPKSPDAAYVQYLIGLTYSKQIVDVTQDQRASAKTIEAMQAVIDNYPNSEYVDDAQAKIRFSRDQLAGKEMQIGRYYMERKEYLAAISRFRIVVEKYPNTNQIEEALARLVEAYYSMGIVDEAQTAAAVLGHNYPDSQWYADSYKLLQSGGAEPRENKGSWIAAAGKKLLLGS; encoded by the coding sequence ATGGGTTATGCAGGATCTGAAGGTATGATGAAGACAGCGCGTGCTTTGTTCGCATCGCTTCTGGTGCTCAGCGCAGGCGCCTCGATATCCGGTTGCCAGTCGGATCCCGATATCGACATCACCAAGCTCGGCCTCGAAACCGATCCGCCGGATGTGCTCTACACCCAGGGCCTTGCCAACATGAAGGCTGGCAACATGGCGGAAGCGGCGCGCAAGTTCGACGCAATCGACCGCGAGAACCCGTTCTCCGAATGGGCGCGCAAGGCGCTTGTGATGAGCACCTTCGTCAAATACCGCCAGGGCCGCCTGGATGATGCGCTTGCATCAGGCAACCGCTACATGTCGCAATATCCGAAATCCCCGGATGCGGCCTATGTGCAGTATCTCATCGGTCTCACCTATTCCAAGCAGATCGTCGACGTGACGCAGGACCAGCGCGCCTCGGCAAAGACGATCGAAGCGATGCAGGCCGTCATCGACAATTATCCGAATTCCGAATATGTCGACGACGCGCAGGCGAAGATCCGCTTCTCGCGCGATCAGCTTGCCGGCAAGGAAATGCAGATCGGCCGCTACTACATGGAGCGGAAGGAATATCTCGCCGCGATCTCGCGCTTCCGCATCGTCGTCGAGAAATATCCGAACACGAACCAGATCGAAGAGGCCCTAGCGCGTCTCGTCGAAGCTTATTATTCCATGGGCATTGTCGACGAGGCGCAGACGGCGGCTGCCGTTCTCGGCCACAATTATCCCGACAGCCAGTGGTACGCCGATTCCTACAAGCTGCTGCAGAGTGGCGGTGCCGAGCCGCGTGAGAACAAGGGCTCGTGGATCGCTGCGGCAGGCAAAAAACTTCTTCTCGGTTCCTGA
- the lpxC gene encoding UDP-3-O-acyl-N-acetylglucosamine deacetylase, protein MAIGLLGFQTTVSRPVSLSGIGVHSGANVSITLNPAESDTGVVFQRLHDNGDITELKAVSSQVGNTDLCTVLGFSPAHSVATIEHVMAAIYALGLDNVVIEVQGSEMPIMDGSSLPFVEAIEQVGLVSLRVKRRYIRITKPVRIEHGGSWSEFRPYDGTRFEVEIDFDCPLIGRQKWAGDMTAAVFKAELSRARTFGFMRDVERLWASGHALGSSLENSVVISDDNTVINVEGLRYAKDEFVRHKTLDAVGDLSLAGVQFIGCYRSYRGGHKMNANALKALLADSSAYEVVETSTPRQRVAARELIAVSASEFAPWSA, encoded by the coding sequence ATGGCAATTGGCTTGCTGGGTTTTCAAACGACGGTATCGCGTCCCGTGTCGCTTTCGGGCATCGGGGTGCATTCGGGCGCTAATGTCTCGATCACGCTGAACCCGGCCGAATCGGACACCGGCGTCGTTTTCCAGCGCCTGCATGACAATGGCGACATCACCGAACTCAAGGCTGTCTCCTCGCAGGTCGGCAATACCGACCTCTGCACGGTGCTCGGCTTCTCGCCCGCCCATTCTGTCGCGACGATCGAACATGTCATGGCGGCGATCTATGCGCTCGGCCTCGACAATGTGGTGATCGAGGTGCAGGGCTCCGAAATGCCGATCATGGACGGCAGCTCGCTGCCTTTCGTCGAGGCGATCGAGCAGGTCGGTCTGGTCTCGCTCCGCGTCAAGCGCCGCTACATCCGTATCACCAAGCCGGTGCGAATCGAGCATGGCGGCTCCTGGAGCGAATTCCGCCCCTATGACGGTACGCGCTTCGAAGTCGAGATCGATTTCGACTGCCCGCTGATCGGCCGGCAGAAGTGGGCCGGCGACATGACCGCCGCCGTCTTCAAGGCCGAGCTTTCCCGCGCCCGCACCTTCGGTTTCATGCGCGATGTCGAGCGTCTCTGGGCCTCGGGCCACGCGCTCGGCTCCTCGCTCGAAAATTCCGTCGTCATCTCGGACGACAATACCGTCATCAACGTCGAAGGGCTGCGCTACGCCAAGGACGAATTCGTCCGCCACAAGACGCTCGATGCCGTCGGCGATCTGTCGCTTGCCGGCGTCCAGTTCATCGGCTGCTACCGTTCCTATCGCGGCGGTCACAAGATGAATGCCAATGCGCTGAAGGCGCTGCTCGCCGATTCCTCCGCCTACGAGGTGGTCGAGACGTCGACACCGCGCCAGCGCGTCGCTGCCCGCGAACTGATCGCGGTCAGTGCTTCGGAATTCGCTCCCTGGTCGGCATGA
- the ftsZ gene encoding cell division protein FtsZ, whose protein sequence is MTIKLQKPDITELKPRITVFGVGGGGGNAVNNMITAGLQGVDFVVANTDAQALTMTKAERIIQLGVNVTEGLGAGSQPEVGRAAAEECIDEIVDHLNGTHMCFVTAGMGGGTGTGAAPVVAQAARNKGILTVGVVTKPFHFEGGRRMRLAEMGIQELQKSVDTLIVIPNQNLFRIANDKTTFADAFAMADQVLYSGVACITDLMVKEGLINLDFADVRSVMREMGRAMMGTGEASGSGRALQAAEAAIANPLLDETSMKGAQGLLISITGGRDLTLFEVDEAATRIREEVDPDANIILGATFDESLEGIIRVSVVATGIDRAMNEAAERNLQPAARPAIRPSAAVAPAAAAVQPAAVMQAPKAMDPIAQTIRAAEMERELEIPAPRAAAPLQQPVTQQETFRPQSKIFAPAPEAPAMRPAPAQQQAPAPVMSQPVMSQPVQQQPVRQEPIIRQAPEPMRMPKVEDFPPVVQAELDHRTQPASAHAAEERGPMGLLKRITNSLGRRDDDAVAADMTAAPAAASQQRRPLSPEASLYAPRRGNLDDQGRTVPQARMMQEDDQLEIPAFLRRQSN, encoded by the coding sequence ATGACCATCAAGCTGCAAAAGCCTGACATCACAGAGCTGAAGCCGCGCATCACCGTATTCGGCGTTGGTGGCGGTGGCGGCAATGCCGTCAACAACATGATCACCGCCGGCCTCCAGGGCGTCGACTTCGTCGTTGCCAACACGGACGCGCAGGCGCTGACGATGACCAAGGCCGAGCGCATCATCCAGCTCGGCGTCAATGTCACCGAAGGTCTCGGTGCAGGTTCGCAGCCGGAAGTCGGCCGCGCGGCGGCCGAAGAGTGCATCGATGAGATCGTCGATCACCTGAACGGCACGCATATGTGCTTCGTCACCGCCGGCATGGGCGGCGGCACCGGCACGGGTGCAGCTCCCGTCGTCGCGCAGGCCGCCCGCAACAAGGGCATCCTGACGGTCGGCGTCGTCACCAAGCCGTTCCACTTCGAAGGCGGGCGCCGCATGCGTCTGGCCGAGATGGGCATCCAGGAACTGCAGAAGTCTGTCGATACGCTGATCGTCATTCCGAACCAGAACCTCTTCCGTATTGCCAATGATAAGACGACCTTCGCCGATGCCTTCGCGATGGCCGACCAGGTTCTCTATTCTGGCGTTGCCTGCATCACCGACCTGATGGTGAAGGAAGGTCTCATCAACCTCGACTTCGCCGACGTCCGCTCGGTGATGCGCGAAATGGGCCGCGCGATGATGGGTACCGGCGAAGCCTCCGGCTCCGGCCGCGCGCTGCAGGCCGCAGAGGCTGCAATCGCCAACCCGCTGCTCGACGAGACCTCGATGAAGGGTGCCCAGGGCCTGCTGATCTCCATCACCGGCGGTCGCGACCTCACCCTCTTCGAAGTCGACGAAGCCGCGACCCGCATCCGCGAGGAAGTCGATCCCGACGCCAACATCATCCTCGGCGCCACCTTCGACGAATCGCTTGAAGGCATCATCCGCGTCTCGGTCGTCGCGACCGGCATCGATCGGGCGATGAACGAGGCTGCCGAGCGCAACCTCCAGCCAGCCGCAAGGCCGGCTATCCGTCCCTCGGCGGCTGTTGCTCCGGCAGCGGCCGCAGTTCAGCCTGCCGCCGTGATGCAGGCACCGAAGGCCATGGATCCGATCGCGCAGACCATCCGCGCAGCGGAGATGGAACGCGAGCTCGAAATTCCGGCCCCGCGCGCCGCCGCACCGCTGCAACAGCCGGTGACACAGCAGGAAACCTTCCGTCCGCAGAGCAAGATCTTCGCGCCTGCGCCGGAAGCTCCGGCAATGCGCCCGGCACCGGCGCAGCAGCAAGCTCCGGCGCCAGTCATGAGCCAGCCGGTGATGAGCCAGCCCGTCCAGCAGCAGCCGGTTCGGCAGGAGCCGATCATCCGCCAAGCGCCCGAACCGATGCGCATGCCGAAGGTCGAGGATTTCCCGCCGGTCGTCCAGGCCGAACTTGACCACCGCACGCAGCCGGCTTCCGCACATGCGGCGGAAGAACGCGGTCCGATGGGGCTGCTGAAGCGAATCACCAATTCGCTTGGCCGCCGCGACGACGACGCCGTTGCTGCCGACATGACTGCCGCACCGGCAGCCGCTTCGCAGCAGCGCCGTCCGCTGTCGCCGGAAGCCAGCCTCTACGCACCGCGTCGCGGCAACCTCGACGACCAGGGCCGGACGGTTCCGCAGGCCCGGATGATGCAGGAAGACGACCAGCTGGAAATCCCGGCATTCCTGCGTCGCCAGTCGAACTGA
- the ftsA gene encoding cell division protein FtsA: protein MSLFGSSHFGLPRLKPLSSKRSHVVSVLDIGSTKVVCMIGRLTPREESQILPGRTHNIEIIGIGHQRSRGIKTGVIADLDALEGVIRLAVDAAERMAGLTVESLIVNLTAGRLGSDIYTATIDLGGQEVELNDLKKVLSAACQQSLRQDRSVLHSLATGFSLDGERGIRDPLAMYGDALGVDMHVVTAERSALKNLELSVNRAHLSVEGIVATPYASGLAALVDDEVELGCAAIDMGGGTTTISVFAEGKLVHTDAVGLGGHHVTTDLARGLSTRIEDAERLKVVHATALSNSSDERELISIPPIGEDDRDQPSQVPRALVSRIVSARIEETMELIRDRIQRSGFSPIVGKRVVLTGGASQLTGLADVARRILARNVRIGRPMGVSGLPTAAKGPAFSTAVGLMIYPQVADMETHASQSGLLLSLGGNNSRIARMGQWLKESF, encoded by the coding sequence ATGAGCTTGTTCGGTTCATCCCATTTCGGATTGCCGCGCCTGAAGCCGCTTTCGTCGAAGCGGTCGCATGTCGTTTCGGTGCTCGACATCGGCTCGACCAAGGTGGTCTGCATGATCGGCCGGCTGACGCCCCGCGAGGAAAGCCAGATCCTGCCGGGCCGGACGCACAATATCGAAATCATCGGCATCGGTCACCAGCGTTCCCGCGGCATCAAGACCGGCGTGATTGCCGATCTCGACGCGTTGGAAGGCGTCATTCGTCTCGCCGTCGACGCGGCTGAACGCATGGCGGGGCTGACCGTCGAGAGCCTGATCGTCAATCTGACGGCTGGCCGTCTCGGCAGCGATATCTACACCGCGACGATCGATCTCGGCGGCCAGGAAGTTGAACTCAACGATCTGAAGAAGGTGCTGTCGGCAGCCTGCCAGCAGTCGTTGCGCCAGGACCGTTCGGTGCTGCATTCGCTGGCGACCGGGTTTTCGCTCGATGGCGAGCGCGGCATCCGCGATCCGCTGGCAATGTATGGCGATGCGCTCGGCGTCGACATGCATGTCGTGACGGCGGAGCGCTCGGCGCTGAAGAACCTTGAACTCAGCGTCAATCGCGCGCATCTATCGGTTGAGGGCATCGTTGCAACGCCCTATGCATCGGGCCTTGCGGCGCTCGTCGACGACGAGGTCGAGCTCGGCTGTGCGGCAATCGATATGGGCGGCGGCACGACGACGATCTCGGTCTTTGCCGAAGGCAAGCTCGTTCATACGGATGCCGTCGGCCTCGGCGGCCATCACGTCACCACCGACCTTGCGCGCGGCCTTTCGACCCGCATCGAGGATGCGGAGCGGCTGAAGGTCGTGCATGCCACGGCCCTTTCGAATTCTTCTGACGAGCGCGAGCTGATCTCGATCCCGCCGATCGGCGAGGACGATCGCGACCAGCCGTCGCAGGTGCCGAGGGCGCTGGTTTCGCGCATCGTTTCGGCCCGAATCGAAGAGACAATGGAACTGATCCGCGACCGCATCCAGCGCTCCGGCTTCAGCCCGATCGTCGGCAAGCGCGTCGTCTTGACCGGTGGGGCCAGCCAGTTGACCGGCCTTGCCGACGTGGCGCGGCGCATCCTTGCCCGCAACGTCCGCATCGGCCGTCCGATGGGCGTCTCGGGATTGCCGACGGCGGCCAAGGGGCCGGCCTTTTCGACGGCCGTCGGCCTGATGATCTATCCGCAGGTCGCGGACATGGAGACACATGCGTCACAGAGCGGTCTGCTCCTGTCGCTTGGAGGAAATAACAGCCGCATAGCCCGGATGGGCCAGTGGCTGAAGGAAAGCTTCTGA
- a CDS encoding cell division protein FtsQ/DivIB → MFALTVKRIGRPSHHAVLPIMEAEERFVLPRPLRRVTRFLVSLGSGRIYIPAHTGTVSALALLAATGLYGMSLGGHTEAVAQATTTAAGFAIEDVKVSGNSETSEIEILQLIGLDGTTSLVALDVDAARRKIVQLPWVESVEVRKVYPKTIEVKLKERQAYAIWQHGQELSLIEKNGSVIAPLRDNKFSSLPLVVGRDAETAAASLDDAFSKWPDVKARVKAYVWISGRRWDLHMDNGVVVKLPEVGIDQALATLSKFDKEHQLLERDIAAVDLRLSDRTAIQLTPEAAVRRQTAVTERTKELKKAGQNI, encoded by the coding sequence GTGTTTGCGTTGACAGTCAAGAGGATTGGGCGTCCGAGCCATCATGCCGTGCTTCCGATCATGGAAGCCGAAGAGCGGTTCGTCCTGCCGCGTCCGCTGCGCCGCGTTACCCGCTTCCTGGTCAGTCTCGGCAGCGGCCGCATCTACATTCCGGCCCATACGGGCACGGTTTCTGCACTCGCTCTCCTGGCTGCGACCGGGCTTTACGGCATGTCGCTCGGCGGCCACACCGAAGCTGTCGCGCAGGCGACGACGACGGCGGCGGGTTTTGCGATCGAGGATGTGAAGGTCTCCGGCAACTCGGAGACTTCCGAAATCGAGATTCTGCAGCTGATCGGTCTCGATGGCACGACCTCGCTGGTCGCCCTCGACGTCGATGCTGCCCGCCGCAAGATCGTGCAGCTTCCCTGGGTCGAAAGTGTCGAGGTTCGCAAGGTCTATCCGAAGACGATCGAGGTCAAGCTCAAGGAGCGTCAGGCCTATGCGATCTGGCAGCACGGACAGGAGCTTTCCCTGATCGAGAAGAACGGCAGCGTCATTGCGCCGCTGCGCGACAACAAATTTTCGTCGCTGCCGCTCGTCGTCGGCCGCGATGCGGAAACGGCTGCGGCTTCGCTCGACGACGCCTTCTCGAAGTGGCCCGACGTGAAGGCTCGCGTGAAGGCCTATGTCTGGATATCGGGCCGTCGCTGGGATCTGCACATGGATAATGGCGTCGTCGTCAAGCTGCCGGAAGTCGGTATCGATCAGGCGCTGGCGACGCTTTCGAAGTTCGACAAGGAGCACCAGCTCCTGGAGCGGGATATTGCTGCGGTCGATCTCAGGCTGTCCGACAGAACCGCGATCCAGCTGACGCCGGAGGCGGCGGTTCGCCGGCAGACGGCGGTGACGGAACGTACGAAAGAACTGAAGAAGGCGGGGCAGAATATATGA
- a CDS encoding D-alanine--D-alanine ligase, producing the protein MSRKHVAVLMGGFSSERPVSLSSGKACAEALEAEGFDVTRIDVARDVSEKLAALKPDVVFNALHGPFGEDGTIQGILEYLEIPYTHSGVLASALAMDKDKAKLVAAAAGIPVAESHVVNRFAFPSTHPMKPPYVVKPVREGSSFGVVIVTEDQAHPPQIVSSPEWRYGEEVLVERYVHGRELTCGVMGETVLGVTEVVPQGHNFYDYDSKYAAGGSKHVIPAKISPNIYQKIQTLALRAHQAIGCRGVSRSDFRYDDRLSEDGEIIWLEVNTQPGMTPTSLVPEMAGHAGYSFGRFLRWMVEDASCLR; encoded by the coding sequence ATGAGTCGCAAGCACGTTGCTGTCCTGATGGGCGGATTTTCCTCGGAAAGGCCTGTCAGCCTTTCCTCGGGAAAGGCTTGCGCAGAGGCCCTCGAAGCAGAAGGCTTCGACGTGACGCGCATCGACGTCGCCCGCGACGTTTCCGAGAAGCTCGCCGCGTTGAAGCCCGATGTGGTCTTCAACGCGCTGCATGGGCCGTTCGGCGAGGATGGTACCATCCAGGGCATCCTGGAATATCTCGAGATCCCCTATACGCATTCGGGCGTGCTTGCCTCGGCGCTGGCGATGGACAAGGACAAGGCGAAGCTTGTTGCTGCCGCCGCCGGCATTCCGGTCGCCGAATCACATGTGGTCAACCGTTTCGCCTTTCCCTCGACGCATCCGATGAAGCCGCCCTATGTGGTGAAGCCCGTCCGAGAGGGATCGAGCTTCGGCGTCGTCATCGTCACGGAAGATCAGGCGCATCCGCCGCAGATCGTCAGCTCGCCCGAGTGGCGCTACGGCGAGGAGGTGCTTGTCGAGCGCTATGTCCATGGCCGTGAGCTCACCTGTGGTGTCATGGGCGAGACGGTGCTCGGTGTCACGGAAGTGGTGCCGCAGGGACACAATTTCTATGATTACGATTCCAAGTATGCGGCGGGCGGTTCAAAACACGTCATCCCCGCGAAAATTTCACCGAATATTTACCAAAAAATACAAACATTGGCCTTAAGGGCGCATCAGGCAATCGGTTGTCGCGGCGTCAGTCGGTCCGACTTTCGTTACGACGATCGTTTGTCCGAAGACGGCGAAATCATCTGGCTGGAGGTCAATACCCAGCCTGGTATGACTCCAACCTCGCTCGTGCCCGAAATGGCCGGTCATGCCGGCTATTCCTTTGGTCGGTTTCTCCGGTGGATGGTGGAGGACGCGTCGTGTTTGCGTTGA
- the aqpZ gene encoding aquaporin Z, with translation MQKSLVAEFLGTFWLVFGGCGSAVLAAAYPELGIGFVGVAFAFGLTVLTMAYAAGGISGGHFNPAVSLGLTVAGRFPAARLVPYIVVQVLGAIAAAALLYLIASGKAGFELGGFAANGYGDHSPGGYSLLSALLIEVLLTMFFLIIILGSTSSRVPAGFAPLAIGLGLTLIHLVSIPVTNTSVNPARSTGQALFVGGWALQQLWLFWIAPLAGGALGGLVWKFLDDAD, from the coding sequence ATGCAAAAGAGTCTTGTTGCCGAGTTTCTCGGCACATTCTGGCTTGTCTTCGGTGGATGCGGCAGCGCCGTCCTTGCGGCGGCCTATCCCGAGCTGGGTATCGGTTTTGTCGGCGTGGCCTTTGCGTTCGGCCTGACCGTGCTCACCATGGCCTATGCCGCGGGCGGCATTTCGGGTGGCCATTTCAACCCCGCCGTCTCGCTCGGCCTGACCGTTGCCGGACGGTTTCCCGCGGCGCGTCTCGTTCCCTATATCGTCGTCCAGGTGCTCGGCGCCATCGCCGCGGCCGCGCTTCTCTATCTCATCGCCAGCGGCAAGGCGGGTTTCGAACTCGGCGGCTTTGCCGCCAACGGATATGGCGATCATTCCCCGGGCGGTTATTCGCTGCTTTCGGCGCTGCTGATCGAAGTGCTGCTGACCATGTTCTTCCTCATCATCATCCTGGGGTCGACCAGCAGCCGGGTGCCGGCGGGCTTCGCGCCGCTTGCGATCGGCCTCGGACTGACGCTGATCCATCTCGTTTCTATTCCCGTGACAAACACCTCGGTCAACCCGGCGCGTTCCACCGGCCAGGCCCTTTTCGTCGGCGGTTGGGCACTGCAGCAGCTCTGGCTGTTCTGGATTGCACCGCTCGCGGGCGGGGCGCTCGGCGGGCTAGTGTGGAAGTTCCTCGACGACGCCGACTGA